The proteins below come from a single Malus sylvestris chromosome 3, drMalSylv7.2, whole genome shotgun sequence genomic window:
- the LOC126614728 gene encoding protein RETICULATA-RELATED 4, chloroplastic, which yields MAIAFCFLTSSAAASSSSLSKLNPHRPSLSPSASSPLLHLRLTATPPSLTHRHRQFRRILFSAGGGDGGINGRDSSGGGGGGDEGDSDGGSDNAGGKNRGEALMVLAESKRGLESLPKDLAAAIQAGRIPGSVVGRYFELEKSGLFRWLMQFAGFRERLLADDLFFAKVFMECGVGLFTKTAAEYERRRENFFNELEVVFADVVMAIIADFMLVYLPAPTVSLRPPLGVNAGAITRFFHGCPENAFQIAMSGTSYSLLQRIGGVVRNGAKLFAVGTASSLVGTAVTNALINARKAVDKDKAGELENVPILSTSVAYGVYMAVSSNLRYQVLAGVIEQRCLEPLLHQNKLMLSAICFAIRTGNTFLGSLLWVDYARLIGIQKAH from the exons ATGGCGATCGCCTTCTGCTTCCTTACCTCCTCCGCCGCCGCCTCCTCTTCCTCCCTCTCCAAACTCAATCCCCACCGCCCATCTCTCTCCCCCTCCGCCTCCTCGCCCCTCCTCCACCTCCGCCTCACCGCCACCCCTCCCTCCCTCACCCACCGCCACCGCCAGTTCCGCCGCATCCTCTTCTCCGCCGGCGGCGGCGATGGGGGGATTAACGGACGTGACTCCTCAGGAGGTGGCGGCGGCGGAGATGAGGGTGACAGCGACGGAGGGTCCGACAATGCCGGCGGAAAGAACAGGGGGGAGGCGTTGATGGTGTTGGCGGAGTCTAAGCGGGGGTTGGAGAGCTTGCCCAAGGACTTGGCGGCTGCGATCCAGGCGGGTCGGATTCCCGGGTCGGTTGTGGGACGGTACTTTGAGCTGGAGAAGTCGGGTCTGTTCAGGTGGCTGATGCAATTCGCTGGGTTTAGAGAGAGGTTGCTCGCTGATGATCTTTTCTTTGCTAAGGTTTTCATGGAATGCGGCGTtggtctcttcaccaag ACTGCTGCAGAGTACGAGCGGCGGAGAGAGAACTTTTTCAATGAGCTGGAAGTTGTTTTTGCAGATGTG GTAATGGCCATAATTGCAGATTTCATGCTTGTTTATCTTCCTGCCCCAACCGTTTCTCTTCGACCTCCACTTGGGGTCAATGCAGGAGCAATCACTAGGTTTTTCCATGGCTGCCCCGAAAATGCCTTCCAG ATCGCCATGTCGGGAACATCATACTCATTATTACAGAGGATTGGTGGAGTAGTG AGAAATGGGGCCAAGCTCTTTGCTGTCGGTACTGCTTCATCCCTG GTTGGCACAGCTGTGACAAATGCCTTGATCAACGCAAGGAAGGCTGTTGATAAGGACAAAGCCGGTGAACTTGAGAATGTGCCGATATTATCCACTAGCGTTGCATATGGTGTCTACATGGCAGTTTCTAGCAATCTCAG GTACCAAGTACTGGCTGGTGTTATTGAACAAAGGTGTTTGGAACCGCTACTCCATCAAAACAAGCTCATGCTAAGCGCAATTTGCTTTGCCATTCGGACTGGAAACACATTCTTGGGTTCATTATT GTGGGTGGACTATGCTCGTTTAATAGGAATCCAGAAGGCTCATTAG